A window of Strigops habroptila isolate Jane chromosome 5, bStrHab1.2.pri, whole genome shotgun sequence contains these coding sequences:
- the PSTK gene encoding L-seryl-tRNA(Sec) kinase, translating into MIKLNPAPPAAPPRACAPQAQAAGAAAAAALEAAAENEDERGGGGRVPVGLCVLCGLPAAGKSTLARGLRRRLPQRPGWACAILTYDELIPPEAFRPREADPALPDWKQSRRELLQCLERFLRALLTGDPLPALGPASQPAWERFLAACRRQGLLCSAEGGDGRYCAHTAGSGPLYIILDDNFYYQSMRYEVFQLARKYSLSYCQIFLESPLECCLQRNRLRSHPLPDQTIHLMASKIEMPDLKKNAWEQNSLILKSSDCPLEENEQIINLLAAALENPVKQNEENTEQKEADRAICAASAVHQADQTCRRLISQAMKEARAKNILPSELKSLAEELNKLKAEFLEDLRQGNHLKSKLSVRNQSSDPATSVISLFQLEAANIVNKYTLK; encoded by the exons ATGATCAAATTAAAC cccgccccgcccgcggcGCCGCCCCGCGCATGCGCGCCACAGGCCCAGGCAGCCGgagcggcggctgcggcggcgcTGGAGGCGGCAGCGGAGAATGAGGAcgagcggggcggcggcgggcgcgtCCCGGTGGGGCTGTGCGTGCTGTGCGGGCTGCCGGCGGCCGGCAAGTCCACTCTGGCCCGCGGGCTGCGCCGCCGCCTGCCGCAGCGGCCGGGCTGGGCCTGCGCCATCCTCACCTACGACGAGCTCATCCCTCCGGAGGCCTTCCGCCCGCGGGAGGCGGACCCAGCG CTGCCCGACTGGAAGCAGAGCCGgcgggagctgctgcagtgcctggagcGCTTCCTGCGGGCGCTGCTCACCGGGGACCCGCTGCCAGCCCTCGGCCCTGCCAGCCAGCCTGCCTGGGAGCGCTTCCTGGCCGCCTGCCGCCGGCAAGGGCTGCTGTGCTCCGCGGAGGGCGGAGATGGCCGGTACTGCGCGCACACAGCCGGGTCCGGGCCGCTCTACATCATCCTGGATGACAACTTCTATTACCAGAGCATGAGATACGAGGTGTTCCAGCTGGCTCGTAAAT ATTCCTTGAGCTACTGCCAGATATTTTTAGAGTCTCCACTTGAATGCTGCTTGCAGAGAAATCGGCTGAGGAGTCATCCCTTACCTGACCAGACAATACATTTAATGGCAAGCAAAATAGAAATGCCAGATCTGAAGAAAAACGCTTGGGAACAAAACAGCCTCATCCTGAAAAGTTCTGACTGCCCTTTGGAGGAGAA TGAGCAGATCATCAAtttgctggctgctgccttGGAAAATCCAGTGaagcaaaatgaggaaaacactGAGCAAAAG GAGGCTGATCGAGCCATCTGTGCGGCCAGTGCTGTCCATCAGGCTGACCAGACCTGCAGACGACTCATCTCTCAGGCAATGAAGGAGGCCAGAG CTAAAAACATCCTGCCGAGTGAGCTGAAGAGCCTGGCAGAAGAACTCAACAAACTCAAAGCAGAGTTTTTGGAAGACTTGAGGCAAGGAAatcatttgaaaagcaaactttCTGTACGAAATCAAAGTTCTGACCCTGCTACatctgtaatttctttgttcCAATTGGAGGCAGCCAATATAGTtaataaatacactttaaaataa